The genomic window GCCTCGCTTCTGCAGCTCTATCTGGACGACCGCAGCTCGATCGTGAAGACCTTCGCGCTGCAAGGGCTCTCCGATCTCGCCCAACAGGAGCCTTCTCTCCGCGGCAGCGTGCTCGAGCTGCTGCGCCAGTCCGTCCGCAACGGCACTCCCGCGATGAAGGCGCGCAGCCGCAAGCTGCTGGCGCGGCTGGAAGAGGAATGACACCTGCTTCCGGCGTTGTCACGCGATAGCGTGATGCAAATCACTTCCCATCCGTGCGCTCTGGGGTCAAGCTTGAATCTTCTGGACCCCGGCATCTCCGGGGGCGGGTGGCCGTCTATCCGTGCGGCGGCGCGCGCCGCAGGGCAAATCCACAAGGATCCAAAGGAGCAGACCATTGAGCACCGACACCCTGCTGCCGGTCCGGAAAGCGCAACCCCAAGCCCAGCCGGCCGCGCCGCCCATGGCCACGGCGGCGCGCCCCGACTTCAAGCCGCTCCAGCCCGCCACCACCTTCACCGGCGCGCCCATCCCGCCGCTGCAGACCGGCCTGCCCAAGCTCACGCGGTCGCTGTGCCCGGAGTGCAAGGGCGCCGTCACCCTGGAGGCACGCCTCTTCGAGGAAGACGGCAAGGTGTGGATGGAGAAGACCTGCCCCGAGCACGGCTACTTCCGCGACCTCTACTACTCCGACGTGAAACTGTATCTCAAGTGCGAACAGTGGCAGTTCGGCGACGGGCGCGGGCTCATGAACCCCGCGGTCATGGAAGCGAAGAGTTGCCCCGCCGACTGCGGCCTCTGCTCCCTGCACACCTCGCACACCGGCCTGGCCAACCTCGACCTCACCAACCGCTGCAACCTCACCTGCCCCATCTGCTTCGCTAACGCCAACACCTCGGGGACGCTCTACGAGCCCAGCTTCGAGCAGGTGCGCGCCATGTTGCAGGCCCTGCGCGAGGAGAAGCCGGTGGCGGGGCGCATCGTGCAGTTCTCCGGCGGCGAGCCCACGCTGTATCCCCAGTTCTTCGCGGCCTGCTCGCTGGCCCGCGACCTGGGCTTCAGCCACGTGCAGGCGGCGACCAACGGCATCCTGCTGGCCGACCCCGGATTCGCCCGCCAGGCCAAGCAGGCCGGCCTCACCACCCTCTATCTGCAGTTCGACGGCCTCACCGACGACATCTACCTGCGCACCCGGGGCCAGCGCCTGGCCGCCACCAAGATGCGGGTCATCGAGAACGCGCGCGCTGTGGGCATGAAGATCGTGCTGGTGCCCACCATCGTGCGCGGCCTGAACGACCAGCAGATCGGCGACATCGTGCGCCTGGCGGTGAAGAACGCCGACGTCATCACCGGCCTGACCTTCCAGCCCGTGACCTTCACCGGGCGGCTGAACCGCAACGAGCTGGCGGCCAAGCGCTTCACCCAGGCCGACGTCGCCCACGCCATCGCCGAGCAGAGCGGCTACACCGACGCCTACCAC from Terriglobales bacterium includes these protein-coding regions:
- a CDS encoding radical SAM protein produces the protein MSTDTLLPVRKAQPQAQPAAPPMATAARPDFKPLQPATTFTGAPIPPLQTGLPKLTRSLCPECKGAVTLEARLFEEDGKVWMEKTCPEHGYFRDLYYSDVKLYLKCEQWQFGDGRGLMNPAVMEAKSCPADCGLCSLHTSHTGLANLDLTNRCNLTCPICFANANTSGTLYEPSFEQVRAMLQALREEKPVAGRIVQFSGGEPTLYPQFFAACSLARDLGFSHVQAATNGILLADPGFARQAKQAGLTTLYLQFDGLTDDIYLRTRGQRLAATKMRVIENARAVGMKIVLVPTIVRGLNDQQIGDIVRLAVKNADVITGLTFQPVTFTGRLNRNELAAKRFTQADVAHAIAEQSGYTDAYHDWFPLSCVQPFSMLISALRGELTVHLSCHPHCSLGTYLFVDEATREAVPITRFVDVGAMLQDIYELAQQIPNARVKLWSKLKIWSKLQKHFRPQFAPRGLTFQKFVQTLQGFTDKKLGRDGMDGKFTYRAILVSAMHFMDSYNYDVERVRRCVIHYAAPDGHIYPFCAYNSGPLFREQIEQQYSVPLGRAGQTPPGACGADGCGGCGAGKD